CCGCCGGTCTGCGCAGTGATTGGGCGCGAAACGCGCCAAGTGCGGATCCAAGTGATGCCAGATACAAAAGGCGATAGCTTGTGTCCATTTGTCGAGAACTTTACCAGACCAGAAGCGACGCTCTACACAGATGAATACGACAGTTACAATCGCTTACAACGCGTGCGTCACACCGTCTGTCATGGAAAGAATGAATATGCACGTGATGACGATGGAGATGGCGTTCGGGAAGTCCACGTCAACTCCAACGAAGGCGGCTGGACAGGGTTGCGTAATTTCTTGCGACCCTATCGCGGTGTTCATAAAGCATACTTGTCAGGCTATGCCGCCATCCACGAATTGGCTGTGAACCATAAACGCATCTCGCCGAGTCTCGTCGCTAAACTGGTCCGTAATCACTTGTTCTGAACATGAGCCTTCATCCTTTCTTGTGTCCAGATACAAGATTGAATAGCCTGTCAAAGCCATCGTATCAATGTCCCGGTAGTCGTAAAGACTCGGAAAAATCCATCTGTTACATCGTAAACCAAATTATTTTGAATTTCTCGTTGGCGGATTGAACTGCAACATATCGTGATCTGAGCGTCGGCTGCGTGCCCTCGAGGCTGGTTGGGGTGTGAATGAAATCCCATGGCGGGAAGTATATCAAAATGAACAATCTCTCCCAACTCTTGTAGACTCCTTTCATGGACATAGACCTCGACCTTTATCGGCAAGAAGTGCGCATCTCGGCAAATCTATTGGTGAGGCTTTCGGCGATCGATATCTCGCCGGATCATCCCCAGCGGACGTTTGTTTTCATCCACGCCCTCGGCGCGGACGTCGCTCAGCGCGGCTTCCAGCGCGGGCAGGTTGGCGTGGACGTCGGAGATCAGGGCGATTTTCATCGCGCAGATTGTACACGATAGCGCGGATTTCGGCCTCGTTCCTATGTACTATGAATCGGCGATTTGCCCAACAGACTTGATAAAATATGAGCATGACAACCTACTGTGACTATTGCAATTCCCATCCCGAAGATATTTACAATCGAACTTACCACGATACGCAATACGGCTTTCCCCTCACGGAGGATCATCTGCTCTTCGAGCGGTTGATCTTCGAAATCAATCAAGCGGGACTCTCGTGGATTCTTATTCTCAAAAAGGCGGAGGCTTTTCGCAAAGCCTATCGCGGGTTCGACATCGTAAAAGTCGCCAGATTCGGGGACAAAGACCGCGCCCGCCTCCTCTCCGACGCGGGCATCGTCCGAAACCGGCTCAAGGTCAACGCGGCCATTGTCAACGCGGGGAGGATACTCGAACTGCAAAAGGATTTCGGCTCGTTCAAAAACTGGCTCGACGCGCATCATCCGCGTCCCAAAGACGAGTGGGTGAAGTTGTTTAGGGATACATTTGTTTTCACGGGCGGCGAGATCGTGAACGAGTTCCTCCTGTCCACGGGCTATTTCGAAGGCGCGCACGACGCCGATTGTCCCGTCTATAAAATCGTGAGAAAGCAAAACCCGCCCTGGGCTATAATCGAATAGGCATCTTGCGAATGTGCGCTTGAAAGCGCATAATACACTCTGCGTAAGAGACGTTCTCTAACGTCGGATGGCTTATGCAGGATGTTTAAATAAACTTTGGACTATTTCTTATGCCACTGCAAACCATTTCCACAGCCGAACCGTTCTTCCTCCCAGGCGACGCGTCCAAGCCCGCCTGCCTCCTCATCCACGGATTCACTGGCACGCCCAAGGAGATGCGTTGGATGGGCTACTATCTCAACGCGCGCGGCCATGCCTGTCTCGGTGTGCGCCTCGCGGGACACGCCACGCGTCCCAAAGACATGGCGCGGTCGCGCTGGACGGATTGGACGGCCTCCGTCGAGGACGGTTACAACCTCCTGCGCGGCGTATCGGACAGGATCTTTCTCGTCGGGCTTTCGATGGGCGGCGTGTTGTCCCTGCTCATGTCTACGCGGCTGGACGCGGCGGGCGTCGTCGCCATGTCCACGCCAGCCGAGTTGCCCGCGCCGTATCCCGCCTGGACGATGAAAGCGCTCAGTTATTTCAAGACCTATATCCGCAAAAGCAGGGGCGCGCCCGACGAAGGCTGGTTCGACAAGGAGGCGTGGAAGGACCATATCTCGTATCCGCTCAACCCCATCCGCTCGGCGGCCGAATTGCAGACGATGCTCGGACGGATGCGCTCCGCTTTGCCGAAGGTGAACGTCCCCGTGTTGTTGATCCACTCCAAAGACGATACGTACGTCCCCTCGGACAGTATGCCGAAAATTTACGCGCGCCTGGGCGCGTCGGACAAGGAAATGCTCTGGGTGACGGGAAGCGGCCACGTCGTCACGCGCGACGCGGCGCGGGGTCAGGTCTTCGAGGCCGCGGCCGCGTTCATCCAGCGGGTCGCAAAATCCACAAAATAAAAACCGAGGATATTTTTGAATCGCAGTCTTTTCTTCGTCGCGCTGGCGCTCTTCGTTTGGGGCGTCGGCGAGGGGATGTTTTTTAATTTCGCGCCGATCTATATGCAGCAGCTCGGCAGCGACCCGCAGCAGATCGGGCTGATTTTGGGCGGGTTCGGCGCGGCGATGGCGGTGACGCACGTCCCCGCGGGTTTTCTCGCGGACCGTTTTGGGCGCAAGCCGCTGCTGATCGCGGCCTGGGCGCTGGGACTGCTTGCCACCGTGGTCATGGCGCTCGCCCGCACGATCTGGCCTTTCGTGGCTGGATATCTGATCTACGGCCTGACGGCTTTCGTCTCCTCGCCGCTCAGCAGTTACATGACCGCGGCGCGCGGTAAATGGACCGTCGGGCAGACCCTCACGTTTACGACAACCATGTTCAGTTCGGGCATGGTGATCGGACCGCTCCTCGGCGGCTGGATTGGCGACCGCTTCGGCCTGCGCGCGATCTACGCCGCGGCCGCGGGC
This DNA window, taken from Candidatus Denitrolinea symbiosum, encodes the following:
- a CDS encoding DNA-3-methyladenine glycosylase, producing MSMTTYCDYCNSHPEDIYNRTYHDTQYGFPLTEDHLLFERLIFEINQAGLSWILILKKAEAFRKAYRGFDIVKVARFGDKDRARLLSDAGIVRNRLKVNAAIVNAGRILELQKDFGSFKNWLDAHHPRPKDEWVKLFRDTFVFTGGEIVNEFLLSTGYFEGAHDADCPVYKIVRKQNPPWAIIE
- a CDS encoding esterase/lipase, whose translation is MPLQTISTAEPFFLPGDASKPACLLIHGFTGTPKEMRWMGYYLNARGHACLGVRLAGHATRPKDMARSRWTDWTASVEDGYNLLRGVSDRIFLVGLSMGGVLSLLMSTRLDAAGVVAMSTPAELPAPYPAWTMKALSYFKTYIRKSRGAPDEGWFDKEAWKDHISYPLNPIRSAAELQTMLGRMRSALPKVNVPVLLIHSKDDTYVPSDSMPKIYARLGASDKEMLWVTGSGHVVTRDAARGQVFEAAAAFIQRVAKSTK